The following proteins are encoded in a genomic region of Candidatus Delongbacteria bacterium:
- a CDS encoding SEC-C domain-containing protein → MEFGMSLLNSINEFTLKMKLINGFYENEKVINGFISGLILYPNIIPKESVIKILITRDDKTFFSFQTKELYMNFTMLLNNYYTMVEDQFYIDNFKYSIKENDFSDKPDRFWFKGFCKALSFWRSSDIKHFEKDEINSLLKILLILPDEYISQIRLKEDSFFKSLEQLKEKISTQLRNNLYTDYKNCLNSIYKAATRVKMRHINKMNEIRSKSLKEAESQNQKKQNRNDKCRCGSGLKFKNCCGKN, encoded by the coding sequence ATGGAGTTTGGTATGAGCCTGTTAAATAGTATAAATGAATTCACTCTAAAAATGAAACTTATTAATGGTTTTTATGAAAATGAAAAAGTTATTAACGGTTTTATTTCTGGTTTAATTCTATATCCAAATATTATTCCCAAAGAATCTGTAATTAAAATTCTAATCACTAGGGATGATAAAACTTTTTTTTCATTTCAAACAAAAGAATTGTATATGAATTTTACAATGCTATTGAACAATTATTACACAATGGTGGAGGATCAATTCTATATAGACAATTTTAAATATTCTATTAAAGAAAATGATTTCTCTGATAAGCCTGATAGATTCTGGTTTAAAGGCTTTTGCAAAGCTCTAAGTTTTTGGAGAAGTAGTGATATCAAACATTTTGAAAAAGATGAGATAAATTCACTATTGAAAATTTTACTTATTCTGCCTGATGAATACATTTCACAGATTAGATTAAAAGAGGATAGCTTTTTTAAATCATTGGAACAGCTTAAAGAAAAGATTTCCACACAATTGAGAAACAACCTTTACACTGATTATAAGAACTGTCTTAATTCTATCTATAAAGCAGCGACAAGAGTTAAAATGAGACATATCAATAAAATGAATGAGATCAGATCGAAAAGTTTAAAAGAAGCTGAATCGCAAAATCAAAAAAAGCAAAATAGAAACGATAAATGTAGATGTGGAAGCGGATTGAAATTTAAAAATTGTTGCGGTAAGAACTAA
- a CDS encoding T9SS type A sorting domain-containing protein: DKNGNFAWVDGSAWSTVYGWYPLNNIYDGQWHLISVTKSGSILNIYQDAVLVKSGTYGNSIVSNNNNLLLGTYSPTFAPINGLIDDVRLYTTALSVQEIESIYTGSSVNETNVVEILPEVTKLYQNYPNPFNPETTIKFDLAESANVMIDIYNINGQLVRTLVNGFKNAGTVTATWDGKDKQGSIVSAGVYIYRMSTDTGYNKVMRAVMIK, translated from the coding sequence TAGACAAAAATGGTAATTTTGCCTGGGTTGATGGTTCTGCTTGGAGTACAGTTTATGGATGGTATCCATTAAATAATATTTATGATGGACAATGGCATTTAATAAGTGTAACAAAATCAGGTTCAATTCTCAACATTTATCAAGATGCAGTTTTAGTAAAAAGTGGTACTTATGGAAATTCAATAGTATCAAACAATAATAATTTGTTATTAGGCACATATTCTCCTACATTTGCTCCAATCAATGGATTAATAGATGATGTTCGCTTGTATACTACAGCTCTGTCAGTTCAAGAAATAGAGAGTATTTATACAGGCAGTTCTGTAAATGAAACAAATGTAGTCGAAATCCTTCCTGAAGTCACCAAGCTATATCAAAATTATCCAAATCCTTTCAATCCTGAGACAACAATTAAGTTTGATCTTGCTGAGTCAGCTAATGTTATGATAGATATTTATAACATCAATGGTCAGTTGGTAAGAACATTAGTAAATGGATTTAAGAATGCTGGTACTGTAACAGCTACTTGGGATGGAAAAGATAAGCAAGGTAGTATTGTTTCAGCAGGTGTTTATATTTATCGAATGAGTACTGATACTGGATATAATAAAGTGATGAGAGCAGTGATGATCAAGTAA
- a CDS encoding response regulator, translating into MKMKHRILIVDDDVVNLKILERLLKDFEIISISEPLKFYDLAKEIRPDLFLLDVEMPVLSGLTICKILKNDPELKETPVIFLTSRDDIHDIFLGFNVGASDYITKPYQMHELMQRLSSQLSLVEIIKHKGEDKADKIIEFVMSRYKEISDLVTHSLNVFDTDPELLDRLKSLTDDIRNIVIMFENESGSRV; encoded by the coding sequence ATGAAGATGAAACACAGGATTCTAATAGTAGATGATGACGTTGTAAATCTCAAAATCCTTGAAAGGCTTCTCAAGGATTTTGAGATTATATCAATTTCTGAACCTCTAAAATTTTATGATCTGGCTAAGGAAATTAGGCCCGATCTTTTTTTGCTTGATGTTGAAATGCCTGTTTTGAGTGGTTTGACTATTTGTAAAATTTTAAAAAATGATCCGGAACTAAAAGAAACTCCAGTTATTTTTCTAACAAGCAGAGATGATATTCATGATATTTTTTTAGGATTCAATGTTGGAGCATCTGATTACATTACTAAACCATATCAGATGCATGAATTGATGCAAAGACTATCTTCCCAGCTAAGCCTTGTTGAGATTATAAAGCATAAAGGAGAAGACAAAGCCGATAAAATTATTGAGTTTGTGATGTCAAGATACAAAGAAATTTCCGATCTTGTAACTCATTCACTTAACGTCTTTGATACTGACCCTGAGCTTCTAGATAGGTTGAAAAGTCTTACAGATGATATTAGGAATATTGTTATAATGTTTGAAAACGAATCTGGGAGTCGAGTTTGA
- the hflX gene encoding GTPase HflX: MKDNDRQKVCLVSICLPDQNIDDINRSLDELTRLADTAELSVVERFIQNRKSPDIATYVGKGFLEQIKSYMDANDIELILFDDELSPAQARNIYRNFGIDTIDRTELILEIFRIHAKTKEARLQVRLANLNYQLPRLKKLWSHLDRERGTSSGGSSGSKGTSRGMGEKQIEIDKREIKAEIKKISDNLDKIVKQRTTQRKRRRFYSKVCLIGYTNAGKSSVFNYLTDAGVLSEDKLFATLDSTARKYKINPVKEIILSDTVGFISRLPHNLVASFRATLMDAVDAELLLHIVDISDDNCENHMGSVKNVLKEIHLENKAQVVVFNKVDLLPEMRLRESILKSKYNRAFFVSAFTGENMDSLMERVRDLLEEHNVKCFFIPFENHNQSTKIFNVSEVLVHKHLENGTYMEVIISDKNADEFSAFSCEQLNFTDDILTDTQ, encoded by the coding sequence TTGAAAGATAATGACAGACAAAAAGTCTGTTTAGTTTCCATATGCTTACCAGATCAGAATATTGACGATATAAACAGATCGCTTGATGAATTAACCAGACTGGCAGATACGGCGGAACTATCTGTGGTTGAAAGATTTATTCAGAATAGAAAATCTCCGGATATCGCAACATATGTCGGTAAAGGTTTTTTAGAACAGATAAAATCTTACATGGATGCGAATGATATTGAACTAATTCTATTTGATGATGAACTATCTCCTGCTCAGGCACGTAATATCTATAGAAATTTTGGAATCGATACCATTGATAGAACAGAACTTATTCTTGAGATTTTTAGAATTCATGCCAAAACAAAAGAAGCAAGACTACAGGTTAGACTGGCAAATCTGAATTATCAATTACCAAGATTGAAGAAGTTATGGTCTCACTTAGATAGAGAAAGAGGAACATCTTCTGGTGGAAGTAGTGGTTCAAAAGGTACTTCCAGAGGTATGGGTGAAAAACAGATCGAAATTGATAAAAGAGAGATTAAGGCAGAAATAAAGAAGATAAGTGATAATCTTGATAAAATTGTAAAACAAAGAACAACACAGAGAAAGAGAAGAAGATTTTATTCGAAAGTATGTCTTATCGGTTATACAAATGCAGGAAAATCCTCTGTTTTTAATTATCTCACAGATGCCGGAGTACTTTCAGAAGATAAACTATTTGCAACTCTTGATTCTACAGCTAGAAAATATAAGATTAATCCTGTAAAAGAGATTATTCTCAGTGATACTGTTGGTTTCATTTCAAGACTGCCTCATAATTTAGTAGCTTCTTTTAGAGCTACATTGATGGATGCGGTGGATGCTGAGCTCCTTTTACATATAGTAGATATTTCTGACGATAATTGTGAAAATCATATGGGTTCTGTAAAAAATGTACTTAAAGAAATTCATCTCGAAAATAAAGCTCAGGTAGTTGTCTTTAATAAAGTTGACCTTTTACCTGAAATGAGGCTTAGGGAGTCAATTTTAAAGAGTAAGTACAACCGAGCCTTTTTTGTCTCTGCATTTACTGGTGAAAATATGGATTCTTTAATGGAGAGAGTTCGAGATCTCCTGGAAGAGCATAATGTGAAATGCTTTTTTATACCCTTTGAAAATCATAATCAATCAACTAAAATTTTCAATGTTTCCGAAGTTTTAGTCCACAAACATCTAGAAAATGGAACATACATGGAAGTAATTATCTCTGACAAAAATGCCGATGAGTTTTCTGCTTTTTCATGCGAACAGTTAAACTTTACAGATGATATACTAACTGATACTCAATAA
- a CDS encoding MBOAT family protein: MLFNSIDFAIFLPIVFILYWFATNKYLKLQNFLIVTSSYLFYGWWDWRFLSLILFSSIIDYFVGLGLLKQQNQIKRKVLLWTSILVNLGFLGFFKYYNFFLDNFIAAFSLFGAEINANSLNVILPVGISFYTFQTMSYSIDVYKRKLEPTRDFIAFSAFVSFFPQLVAGPIERASHLLPQFYKKRIFNYSIAVDGMRQILWGLFKKIVVADNCAEYANLIFNNSADYSGSTLVLGALFFTFQIYGDFSGYSDIAIGVSRLFGFDLMQNFNFPYFSRDIAEFWRRWHISLSTWFRDYLYIPLGGSYGSTWMKVRNTFIIFIVSGFWHGANWTFIVWGALNALYFLPLLLTNNNRNNLGTVAQGKLLPSIKEIFFMFLTFSMTVFAWIFFRASNIGHAISYISEISSASLFSIPNFSGMRSALTVIVLVAIFVLVEWKGREAQYAIAHLGTKWKRPIRYALYYAIIIAIFWFGGKEQQFIYFQF, translated from the coding sequence ATGCTTTTTAATTCAATAGACTTTGCAATTTTCTTACCTATTGTTTTCATACTTTATTGGTTTGCTACAAATAAATACTTAAAACTGCAGAATTTTCTGATTGTTACTTCAAGTTACTTATTTTATGGCTGGTGGGACTGGAGATTTCTTTCTTTAATATTATTCAGTTCTATTATTGATTATTTTGTTGGTTTAGGGTTATTAAAGCAACAAAATCAGATAAAAAGAAAAGTGTTGCTTTGGACGAGTATTTTAGTTAATCTTGGTTTTCTTGGTTTTTTTAAATACTACAACTTTTTTCTTGACAACTTTATTGCAGCTTTTTCGCTGTTTGGTGCAGAAATTAATGCTAATTCTTTGAATGTCATATTGCCCGTTGGTATTAGTTTTTACACATTTCAAACAATGAGTTACAGTATTGATGTTTACAAACGAAAACTTGAGCCGACTAGAGACTTTATTGCTTTTTCTGCATTTGTTAGTTTCTTTCCACAATTAGTTGCAGGTCCAATTGAAAGAGCTTCACATTTACTTCCTCAATTTTATAAAAAACGTATTTTTAACTATTCAATAGCAGTTGACGGTATGCGACAAATTCTATGGGGTTTGTTCAAAAAGATTGTTGTTGCTGACAACTGTGCAGAATATGCAAACTTGATATTCAATAACTCGGCAGATTATTCTGGAAGTACTCTAGTTCTTGGAGCATTATTCTTTACTTTTCAAATATATGGAGATTTTTCTGGTTATTCTGACATTGCAATTGGAGTATCCAGACTATTTGGTTTTGACCTGATGCAAAACTTCAATTTCCCATATTTCTCAAGAGATATTGCAGAATTTTGGAGACGCTGGCATATATCCCTTTCCACTTGGTTTAGAGACTATCTTTATATCCCATTAGGTGGTAGCTATGGTAGTACATGGATGAAAGTAAGAAACACTTTCATTATTTTCATTGTAAGTGGTTTTTGGCACGGGGCAAATTGGACATTTATTGTTTGGGGGGCATTAAATGCTCTCTATTTTTTACCTCTTTTATTAACTAATAACAACCGAAATAATTTAGGAACAGTGGCTCAAGGAAAATTACTTCCTAGTATAAAAGAAATTTTTTTTATGTTCTTAACGTTTAGTATGACTGTTTTTGCTTGGATATTTTTTAGAGCAAGTAATATTGGACATGCAATAAGCTACATTTCTGAAATTTCATCCGCTTCTCTATTTTCAATTCCAAATTTTTCAGGAATGAGAAGTGCTCTAACAGTAATAGTTCTTGTTGCAATTTTTGTTTTAGTTGAATGGAAAGGGAGAGAAGCACAATATGCAATTGCTCATTTAGGAACTAAATGGAAACGACCGATTAGATATGCATTGTATTATGCAATTATCATTGCAATCTTTTGGTTTGGTGGCAAAGAACAACAATTTATTTATTTTCAGTTTTAG
- a CDS encoding 6-bladed beta-propeller yields MKILVLLAVLLLMFSCSKEQKDEAKNAATIEKIKNDGIRGEPEKIEFEELFTIGVDENEADTLKILKRPVDIDLDSKGRLFVLDVRDGNIKVYDVDGSWITTFGKQGNGPGEIARPQSMVIYNDTILIGDRMGRKVAMFDTDGNYLGDFKDFEEGVPDNFISLGKGRMGGFLNTRNRQEGKFGYNLAVMNSNFKVLQVLEKNSFSFEDFAKMTPQDFTVPFTADKNFIYVGENSETNYKINFFDFDGNKKGEITRSYRKLTLSDKDKEEYKISVSNMRRRHNEDETVVPKFKKSINSIYSDRNDYLFVLASTEEDFDGVNTPFDVYKDGKLIKKISLPLEVNNNFFDITERIVFKQDKVFKIDLKNQAVKAFRFSL; encoded by the coding sequence ATGAAAATATTAGTTTTACTTGCAGTCCTACTTCTCATGTTTTCATGCTCAAAAGAGCAGAAAGATGAAGCTAAGAACGCAGCTACAATTGAGAAAATAAAAAATGATGGAATAAGAGGCGAGCCTGAAAAAATTGAATTTGAAGAATTGTTTACAATCGGTGTTGATGAAAATGAAGCAGATACTTTAAAGATTTTAAAAAGACCTGTAGATATTGATCTGGACAGTAAAGGAAGGCTTTTTGTTCTTGATGTTCGTGATGGTAATATTAAGGTTTATGACGTAGATGGCTCTTGGATAACTACATTTGGTAAACAGGGAAATGGTCCTGGCGAAATTGCAAGACCACAATCCATGGTAATTTATAACGATACTATTTTGATTGGTGATCGTATGGGAAGAAAAGTTGCAATGTTCGATACAGATGGAAATTATCTTGGAGACTTCAAAGATTTTGAGGAAGGTGTGCCTGATAATTTCATAAGTCTCGGAAAGGGAAGAATGGGAGGCTTTTTAAATACCCGAAACAGACAGGAAGGGAAATTCGGGTATAATCTTGCTGTCATGAATTCGAATTTTAAAGTTTTACAAGTTCTTGAAAAAAATAGCTTTAGCTTCGAAGACTTTGCTAAAATGACACCTCAGGACTTTACTGTACCATTTACCGCTGACAAAAATTTCATTTATGTAGGTGAAAACTCAGAAACAAACTATAAAATTAATTTTTTCGATTTTGATGGAAATAAAAAGGGCGAAATAACCAGATCATACAGAAAGTTAACTTTGTCAGACAAGGATAAAGAGGAGTATAAAATTTCTGTAAGCAATATGAGAAGAAGACATAATGAGGATGAAACCGTTGTCCCTAAGTTTAAAAAGTCGATTAACTCAATTTATTCAGATAGAAATGATTATCTTTTTGTACTTGCCTCAACAGAGGAGGATTTTGACGGAGTAAATACTCCATTTGATGTTTATAAAGATGGTAAACTTATAAAAAAAATATCCTTGCCTCTTGAAGTTAACAACAATTTCTTCGATATAACTGAAAGAATTGTGTTTAAACAGGATAAAGTATTTAAAATTGATCTAAAAAATCAGGCTGTTAAAGCTTTTAGATTCAGTCTTTAG
- a CDS encoding pyridoxine 5'-phosphate synthase, whose translation MMRLGVNVDHYATIRQARRTYEPDPVAAVILADLAGADGIVCHLREDRRHINDNDLARIRQTVKSVLNMEMAPTDEMVKIAMAVKPEIVTLVPEKREEVTTEGGLNVTNIKPYLQEIIPRLKQAGIQVSVFVDPDIRQIKECALIGADSIELHTGTYSNAKSSAQVLDELNKIKVAAAFGKKSGLFVAAGHGLNYHNVKYIAQILDIEELNIGHSIVARASLVGLERAVKEMVEIVKNEYNLSLIMSR comes from the coding sequence ATTATGAGACTAGGTGTTAATGTTGACCATTATGCAACAATACGACAAGCAAGAAGAACATATGAACCAGATCCAGTAGCAGCAGTAATATTAGCTGATCTTGCAGGTGCAGACGGTATTGTTTGCCATTTAAGAGAAGATAGAAGACATATTAACGATAATGATCTAGCAAGAATAAGACAAACAGTGAAATCTGTTCTTAATATGGAGATGGCTCCCACAGACGAGATGGTGAAAATTGCAATGGCTGTAAAACCTGAAATTGTTACTCTGGTCCCTGAAAAAAGGGAAGAGGTAACAACTGAAGGCGGCTTAAATGTAACTAATATAAAACCATATCTTCAAGAAATCATACCCAGATTAAAACAAGCAGGGATTCAAGTATCTGTATTTGTTGATCCTGATATCAGACAAATTAAGGAATGTGCTTTGATTGGGGCTGATAGTATTGAATTGCATACCGGAACCTATTCAAATGCAAAATCATCTGCTCAGGTTCTTGATGAACTCAATAAGATAAAGGTGGCTGCTGCGTTTGGTAAAAAATCTGGATTGTTTGTTGCCGCTGGTCATGGATTAAATTATCACAATGTAAAATATATTGCTCAGATTTTGGATATTGAGGAATTGAATATCGGTCACTCAATTGTTGCCAGAGCATCTTTGGTTGGTTTGGAAAGAGCAGTGAAAGAGATGGTTGAGATTGTCAAAAACGAATACAACTTATCTCTGATTATGAGCAGATAA
- the ruvX gene encoding Holliday junction resolvase RuvX → MGRVLAIDYGTVRVGLAMSDPLRIISSPYKTIDYHGNDQLVVDIKKEMIENQVDELVLGYPIGLSGNKTPKTLEVEAFCEMLKSEGLKVTLIDESFTSEEAKKIMHSMGKKTGHNKKMVDQIAASIILKEYLNK, encoded by the coding sequence TTGGGGCGAGTTTTAGCAATAGATTATGGTACGGTAAGAGTTGGATTGGCAATGTCTGATCCTTTGAGGATAATATCATCTCCTTACAAGACCATCGATTACCACGGAAATGATCAACTTGTAGTTGATATAAAAAAAGAAATGATTGAGAACCAAGTAGATGAACTTGTATTGGGATACCCAATAGGTTTATCTGGAAACAAAACACCAAAGACATTGGAAGTTGAAGCTTTTTGCGAAATGCTGAAATCTGAAGGTCTAAAAGTAACACTTATTGATGAAAGCTTTACTTCGGAAGAAGCAAAAAAAATTATGCATTCAATGGGCAAAAAAACCGGACATAATAAGAAAATGGTAGATCAGATAGCTGCCTCAATAATTTTGAAAGAATATCTAAACAAATAA
- the der gene encoding ribosome biogenesis GTPase Der — protein MAKLNLVAIIGRPNIGKSTLFNRLTKTKTSIVSDESGVTRDRIYRNVDWNRKRFTIIDTGGMVPDSTEFFEQRIKDQANLAIDEADSIIFMLDVKTGITTTDHDIALLLKRSNKKIYLVVNKVDDQSWENDIYQFYNLGLGEPIGISALSGRNVGNMLDAISETFPDVNYNIEDESDIVDDTVKIAVLGRPNAGKSSLVNAFLNEDKMIVSDIPGTTRDSVDSDLNYQKRKLVLIDTAGLRKKGKVKEDLEFYSVVRTLKSVERCDVAILMVDVEVGFTAQDLNIIQEIIQAQKGLIIAVNKWDTVQDKHSKIVKEYEAELRSHIEFLSYVPIKFISVVEKQRLYKMLDLCLEVYEERKKRVTTSKLNDYIKPVIERTPPPSVLGKFMKINFVSQVASNPPVIVFFCNEPDGIKDNYKKFLERKIREEFGFKGVPLKIKFKSKNEDETQDSNSR, from the coding sequence ATGGCAAAACTGAATCTGGTGGCGATTATTGGCAGACCCAATATTGGTAAATCCACACTGTTTAACAGATTAACTAAAACTAAAACTTCTATCGTTTCCGATGAATCAGGTGTAACGAGAGACAGAATATACAGAAATGTTGATTGGAATCGAAAACGTTTTACTATTATCGATACAGGTGGAATGGTTCCCGATAGTACTGAGTTTTTTGAGCAAAGAATTAAAGATCAGGCTAATCTGGCAATCGACGAAGCAGATTCTATTATCTTCATGCTTGACGTTAAAACAGGGATTACAACTACAGACCATGATATTGCTCTTTTATTGAAAAGATCAAATAAGAAAATCTATCTAGTAGTGAATAAGGTTGATGATCAAAGCTGGGAAAATGATATTTACCAATTTTACAATCTTGGACTCGGTGAACCAATTGGAATTTCTGCTCTTAGCGGTAGAAATGTTGGAAACATGCTTGACGCAATAAGTGAAACTTTTCCTGATGTCAATTATAATATCGAAGATGAAAGTGATATTGTGGATGATACTGTTAAAATTGCAGTTTTGGGAAGACCAAACGCTGGTAAATCCTCGTTGGTAAATGCTTTTCTTAATGAAGATAAAATGATTGTTTCTGATATACCTGGAACTACTAGAGATTCTGTGGATTCTGATCTAAATTATCAAAAAAGAAAACTCGTTCTAATTGATACAGCTGGACTTAGAAAAAAGGGAAAAGTTAAAGAGGATCTTGAGTTTTATTCTGTTGTAAGGACCTTGAAATCAGTGGAAAGATGTGATGTTGCCATCCTCATGGTAGATGTTGAGGTTGGTTTTACAGCTCAGGATCTAAATATTATTCAAGAGATTATTCAAGCTCAAAAAGGGCTTATTATTGCGGTTAATAAATGGGACACAGTACAAGATAAACATAGTAAAATTGTTAAAGAGTATGAAGCTGAGCTTCGATCTCATATTGAATTTTTAAGTTATGTCCCTATTAAGTTCATATCTGTTGTGGAAAAACAAAGACTGTACAAGATGTTAGATCTTTGTTTGGAAGTATATGAAGAAAGAAAAAAACGTGTTACCACTTCAAAATTGAATGACTATATCAAACCTGTTATTGAAAGGACACCGCCTCCTTCTGTATTAGGCAAATTTATGAAAATAAATTTTGTTTCACAGGTTGCATCAAACCCTCCTGTTATTGTATTTTTCTGTAATGAGCCTGATGGGATTAAGGATAATTATAAAAAGTTCCTTGAAAGAAAAATAAGGGAAGAGTTTGGTTTCAAAGGAGTTCCTTTGAAAATCAAATTCAAGAGTAAAAATGAAGATGAAACACAGGATTCTAATAGTAGATGA
- a CDS encoding 23S rRNA (pseudouridine(1915)-N(3))-methyltransferase RlmH, which translates to MKITVLGIGKTKFDFLESGIDRYIKLVKPYAKVEFINLKEESTKPDCIDLESEKLIKHIPKNSFSILMDISGVDVSSTDFADIIQNVRDSSKELCFIIGGHLGVNNSVRNVVDKRVSFSKLTFTHQMIRLLLAEQIYRGFSIINNLNYHK; encoded by the coding sequence TTGAAAATTACTGTTTTAGGTATTGGAAAAACTAAATTCGATTTTCTTGAATCTGGTATAGATAGATATATTAAGCTTGTTAAACCTTATGCAAAGGTTGAATTTATCAATCTTAAGGAAGAATCAACTAAACCAGACTGCATAGATTTAGAATCAGAGAAACTAATTAAGCATATTCCCAAAAATAGTTTTTCAATTCTCATGGATATTTCTGGAGTAGACGTAAGTTCTACAGATTTTGCTGACATTATCCAAAATGTTAGGGATAGTTCCAAAGAATTATGTTTTATTATAGGCGGACATTTAGGAGTAAATAACTCCGTTAGAAATGTGGTTGATAAGAGAGTTTCATTCTCAAAATTAACTTTTACACATCAAATGATCAGGCTTCTACTGGCTGAACAGATCTATAGAGGGTTCTCAATAATTAATAATTTAAATTATCATAAATAA
- a CDS encoding ABC transporter ATP-binding protein encodes MGIFKRYVKTTKPLWKYIYVAISMMLIIVSISILFPKFIKMIIDDFIPNKDYNSLLQFALLLAFLYMIRMCAVILRNNRMLNFGYHYIYRLRNDLMHHFQLLSFRYYDRNKTGDIMNRMLDDVMNIEYMTTNALIVLVEDIVLLISVFGIMLYMDWRLTILGAFILPLYLIIHKHFAKKVGEKNREIRENYAMLSSEFHDSIAGVRVIRSFNLENFKKNRFNHYIEEDRKLRINTYTFNALFVSLTEYLTIIGYLAVFIGGGYIAIKYGTMTAGEVFAFYSYLGYLYAPVIRLSGTTTVIEAGLSSVKRVFEVLDTTPLPPEKQNPFSPVEKAKGTISFENVSFSYEDNDVNAISDLNFNVKSGETIALVGHSGSGKSTILNLITRFYDPTKGKITIDGNDLRDLSLKWIRKNIGLVLQEGFLFWGTIRENIRYGRIDATDEEVEDAARLAYAYDFIVSLPHGFDTPLGERGVKLSGGQRQRIAIARAILKNAPVMILDEATSALDNESEFRIQKAIESLIKERTTFIIAHRLTTIRNADRIFVLDNGQIVESGTHEELMELNGKYYKMQNVRDESGDYMVS; translated from the coding sequence ATGGGTATTTTCAAAAGGTATGTTAAAACTACCAAGCCATTGTGGAAATATATCTATGTTGCCATCAGCATGATGCTAATTATTGTTTCTATTTCAATTTTGTTTCCTAAATTTATCAAAATGATAATTGATGATTTTATTCCTAATAAAGATTATAACTCTTTACTTCAGTTTGCTCTTCTTCTTGCATTTCTATACATGATCAGAATGTGTGCTGTTATCTTAAGAAATAATCGTATGCTAAATTTCGGATATCATTATATCTACAGATTAAGAAATGATCTCATGCACCACTTTCAACTCCTTTCATTTAGATATTATGACCGAAACAAAACTGGCGATATCATGAATAGAATGTTAGATGACGTAATGAATATTGAATATATGACAACAAATGCTTTGATTGTTTTAGTTGAGGATATTGTACTTTTAATATCTGTTTTTGGAATAATGCTTTATATGGATTGGAGGCTTACAATTTTGGGGGCATTTATTTTACCGCTATACTTAATCATACATAAACATTTTGCAAAAAAAGTTGGGGAAAAGAACAGAGAAATCAGAGAAAACTATGCTATGCTTTCCAGTGAATTTCATGATTCAATTGCAGGTGTGCGTGTTATCAGATCATTTAATCTGGAAAATTTTAAAAAAAACAGATTTAATCATTACATAGAAGAAGATAGAAAGCTTAGAATCAACACTTATACTTTTAATGCTCTGTTTGTTTCATTGACGGAATATTTAACAATTATAGGATATCTGGCTGTATTCATTGGTGGAGGCTATATAGCTATAAAATATGGTACAATGACTGCTGGAGAAGTTTTCGCCTTTTATTCATATTTAGGATATCTTTATGCCCCAGTAATTAGGTTAAGCGGCACTACAACCGTAATCGAGGCTGGATTATCATCGGTTAAAAGAGTCTTTGAAGTATTGGATACTACGCCTCTACCTCCAGAAAAACAAAATCCTTTTTCACCAGTGGAAAAAGCCAAAGGTACAATTTCATTTGAGAATGTTTCATTTTCCTATGAGGATAATGATGTTAATGCGATATCAGATTTAAATTTTAATGTTAAATCAGGGGAAACTATAGCCCTTGTTGGACATTCAGGATCAGGTAAAAGCACTATTCTTAACTTGATTACAAGATTTTATGATCCTACAAAGGGAAAAATTACTATTGATGGAAATGATTTGAGAGATCTATCTTTAAAATGGATAAGAAAAAATATAGGTTTGGTACTTCAGGAAGGTTTTTTGTTTTGGGGTACAATTAGAGAGAATATTAGATATGGAAGAATTGATGCTACTGACGAAGAAGTTGAGGATGCTGCAAGGCTTGCTTACGCATATGATTTTATCGTAAGTCTACCCCATGGATTTGACACTCCACTTGGTGAAAGAGGCGTAAAATTATCTGGTGGTCAAAGACAAAGAATTGCGATAGCGAGAGCTATATTAAAAAATGCTCCTGTAATGATTTTAGATGAGGCTACGTCAGCTCTGGACAATGAAAGTGAATTCAGGATACAAAAGGCTATAGAATCACTCATAAAAGAAAGAACAACTTTTATTATTGCTCACAGATTAACAACAATTAGGAATGCTGATAGAATTTTTGTTTTAGATAATGGACAAATTGTAGAATCTGGTACTCATGAAGAGCTCATGGAATTAAATGGGAAATATTATAAAATGCAGAATGTCAGAGATGAAAGTGGTGATTACATGGTGTCGTAG